A part of Gossypium hirsutum isolate 1008001.06 chromosome A07, Gossypium_hirsutum_v2.1, whole genome shotgun sequence genomic DNA contains:
- the LOC121231965 gene encoding F-box/LRR-repeat protein 4, which translates to MGDVGFFEKTDSRENEGNLEESEGKNKERNEHEEEEAVVFYRQQQHQHATFLGLDLNLQPPEEIDFGNEFGGFDFGFPEKQTENFTESQSVVLGVDLERKERSPSVEIVSPSSIKTKRSPNVVFDIGFPEKETENFTNSGSVVFGVDLKGKERCPDVEIVSCSSKKRKFSVQEKGKAKLDGFGIELDEKEILHDLMQIDPEKWVSILDSPVEEEKPNYIEFQGLTRDNTVNHERADLLEDFQELLKKEKSKRQHEIAKDFAQRLAREVDSEGDLLKSSSTKDDASKSVIVDDDDKEELGTPFSIAMEVIKTRISSSTSRRKKLSSEGLGAEFKWVPKNVKRTSFMAREVPSLLDLSLCALAKNAEAIVSLNHVPDMLRHKLSRSVSNSRKMDAHFLQLLASGSPTEIRVNDCSRVTEDEFTKIFGCCETKNLIVLQLDLCGSCIPDYVLQDTLAHSSKSLPALVTLSLNGAYRLTDQGLNALALSAPALQSINLSQCSLLTSSGINDLANCFESTLRELYFDECHNIEAMVVLPALKKLKCLEVLSMAGIQTVCDDFVIKMVEACGKNMKELVFASCVELTDVSLKFVGKNCSKLCAIDLSYLRKLTDLSMRYLANGCRSINRLKLCRNGFSDEAIAAFFEASGSSLTELSLNNIASVGLNTAISLSKCSRKLFSLDLSWCRNLTDEALGLVVDSCSSLKLLKLFGCTQITDVFLKGHSNPQVQIIGLKMATLLEFLNVFEPREAPLRYSPVDNLH; encoded by the exons ATGGGTGATGTAGGGTTTTTCGAGAAAACAGATTCTCGGGAAAATGAAGGGAATTTGGAAGAAAGTGAAGGAAAAAATAAGGAAAGAAATGAACATGAGGAAGAAGAAGCTGTCGTTTTTTATAGGCAGCAGCAGCATCAGCATGCAACGTTCTTGGGTCTCGATCTTAATCTGCAGCCGCCTGAGGAAATTGATTTCGGGAACGAGTTTGGGGGGTTTGATTTTGGGTTTCCCGAGAAACAAACGGAAAATTTCACCGAGTCACAAAGTGTTGTTCTTGGTGTCGATTTGGAGAGAAAGGAAAGAAGCCCAAGTGTTGAAATCGTTAGTCCTTCAAGTATAAAGACGAAAAGAAGCCCCAATGTCGTTTTTGATATTGGGTTTCCCGAGAAAGAAACAGAAAACTTCACAAACTCAGGAAGTGTTGTTTTTGGTGTCGATTTGAAGGGAAAGGAAAGATGCCCAGATGTTGAAATCGTTAGTTGTTCAAGTAAAAAGAGGAAATTTTCCGTTCAAGAAAAAGGCAAAGCAAAATTAGATgggtttggtattgaattagacGAAAAAGAGATTCTTCATGATTTGATGCAAATAGACCCAGAGAAATGGGTTTCGATTTTGGATTCACCAGTTGAAGAAGAGAAGCCAAATTACATTGAATTTCAAGGTTTAACACGTGATAACACTGTTAACCATGAAAGGGCTGATTTATTGGAGGATTTTCAAGAATTATTGAAAAAGGAGAAATCAAAAAGACAGCATGAGATTGCTAAAGATTTTGCTCAAAGGCTTGCACGTGAAGTTGATTCTGAAGGAGACCTTTTAAAATCTTCTTCTACTAAGGATGATGCTTCGAAGAGTGTtattgttgatgatgatgataaagAAGAATTAGGAACTCCTTTTAGTATAGCAATGGAGGTGATTAAAACTCGAATTTCGAGTTCAACTTCAAGAAGGAAGAAGTTATCAAGTGAAGGATTGGGAGCTGAGTTCAAATGGGTACCTAAGAATGTTAAAAGAACCTCTTTTATGGCTCGTGAGGTTCCTTCGTTGCTTGACCTTAGTTTGTGTGCTCTTGCGAAGAATGCCGAAGCAATTGTATCACTCAACCATGTTCCTGATATGCTGCGGCACAAGCTTAGTCGATCAGTGTCCAATTCTAGGAAAATGGATGCCCATTTTTTGCAACTTCTTGCTAGCGGATCACCAACAGAGATTCGAGTCAATGACTGCTCCCGAGTCACTGAAGACGAATTCACCAAGATATTTGGTTGCTGTGAGACTAAAAACTTGATT GTGTTGCAGCTTGACTTGTGTGGATCATGTATACCGGATTATGTTCTACAAGATACGTTAGCTCATTCATCGAAAAGTCTTCCTGCTTTAGTTACCTTGTCTTTGAACGGTGCATATCGCTTGACGGACCAAGGGCTAAATGCACTCGCATTGTCTGCACCTGCTCTGCAGTCAATAAATCTGAGCCAGTGCTCCCTTCTCACATCATCTGGCATCAATGATTTAGCTAACTGCTTTGAATCTACCTTAAGAGAGctttattttgatgaatgtcATAATATAGAAGCCATGGTTGTATTGCCTGCACTGAAGAAGCTTAAATGTCTGGAAGTGCTGTCTATGGCTGGAATTCAGACTGTTTGTGATGACTTTGTCATCAAAATGGTCGAAGCATGTGGCAAAAATATGAAAGAGCTAGTTTTTGCTAGTTGTGT GGAATTGACTGATGTATCTCTCAAATTTGTGGGGAAAAATTGTTCCAAATTATGCGCCATTGACCTATCTTACTTGCGGAAGTTGACGGATTTATCAATGAGATATCTCGCTAATGGTTGTCGATCAATTAACAGGCTTAAACTGTGCCGCAATGGTTTCAG CGATGAAGCTATTGCCGCCTTCTTTGAAGCCTCTGGAAGTTCTCTAACTGAACTTTCCCTAAATAATATTGCCTCG GTGGGACTGAACACTGCTATATCGCTTTCCAAATGTTCGAGAAAATTGTTCAGTTTGGACTTATCATGGTGCCGGAATTTAACCGATGAGGCACTAGGGTTGGTTGTAGATAGTTGCTCGTCACTGAAGCTGCTAAAACTCTTCGGATGTACACAG ATCACCGACGTGTTTCTAAAAGGGCATTCGAATCCCCAGGTCCAGATCATTGGACTGAAGATGGCAACATTATTGGAATTTCTCAACGTGTTTGAACCCCGAGAAGCTCCATTGCGGTATTCACCGGTCGATAATCTCCACTAA